In Myotis daubentonii chromosome 16, mMyoDau2.1, whole genome shotgun sequence, one DNA window encodes the following:
- the TMC8 gene encoding transmembrane channel-like protein 8 isoform X2: MQRPGPRQPEPEPQGEELWEQEMERLWSSWAPLRTLPYAMADKRFLRQLWEPEGAKASCWQRWQRRQGTTGRRLREAAQRLAQGFGLWEGPLYEIGGLFGTGIQSYFTFLRFLLMLNLLTVLLTSSFVLLPLVWLRPPDPGPALNLTALQCPGDPQPATAVPTLHSRLWNVLTGRAFNNTYLFYGAYRAGPEGSSAYSIRLAYLLSPLACLLLCFCGTLRRMVKGLPQKLFLGQDYRSPLSAKVFSSWDFCIRGLEAATIKQHEISNEFKVELEEGHRFQLAQQQTRAQRACHLLSYLRVNFLIGLLVVGAISAIFWATKYSQDNKEETLFVLLQYLPPGVIALVNFLGPLLFVFLVQLESYPPNTEVNLILVWCVVLKLASLGMFSFSLGQTMLCLGRNKTSCESHGYNACDYQCWENSVGEELYKLSTFNFLLTVAFAFLVSLPRRMLVERFSGRFWTWLGREEFLVPTNVLDIVAGQTVIWMGLFYCPLLPLLHSVFIFLTFYIKKLVLILGLLLATVPLGYVVSSIHSSRGCGLFTNYSAPWQVVPELVALRLPPAVQQALHYLGSQAFSFPLLILLSLVLTVCVSQSQANARAIQGLRKQLVWQVQEKWHLVEDLSRLLPELGLGDSPGPQSPHSPSSRPRSFCPGFPCPGSPGPRSPKVLRSPRPSPSHADPACRFRFPSGAEL; the protein is encoded by the exons ATGCAGcggccggggccccgccagccgGAGCCCGAGCCCCAGGGCGAGGAGCTGTGGGAACAGGAGATGGAGCGGCTGTGGTCCTCCTGGGCGCCCTTGCGGACGCTGCCCTACGCCATGGCGGACAAGCGCTTCCTCCG GCAACTGTGGGAGCCCGAGGGGGCCAAGGCCTCGTGCTGGCAGCGGTGGCAGCGAAGGCAGGGGACCACGGGACGGCGCCTGAGGGAGGCAGCGCAGCGGCTGGCCCAGGGCTTCGGGCTCTGGGAGGGGCCCCTCTACGAGATCGGGG GCCTCTTTGGCACCGGAATCCAGTCCTACTTCACCTTCCTCCGCTTCCTGCTGATGCTCAACCTGCTGACCGTGCTTCTGACCTCCAGCTTCGTGCTGCTGCCCCTGGTCTGGCTCCGCCCACCggacccaggccccgccctgAACCTCA cagccctCCAGTGCCCTGGTGACCCCCAGCCCGCGACTGCTGTCCCCACTCTCCACTCCCGACTTTGGAATGTGCTCACTGGCCGG GCCTTCAACAACACCTACCTCTTCTATGGCGCCTACCGGGCGGGGCCCGAGGGCAGCTCCGCTTACAGCATCCGCCTGGCCTACCTCCTGAGCCCGCTGGCCTGCCTCCTGCTCTGCTTCTGCGGGACCCTGCGACG gATGGTGAAGGGGCTGCCCCAGAAGCTGTTCCTGGGCCAGGACTACCGGTCGCCGCTCAGCGCCAAGGTCTTCTCCTCCTGGGACTTCTGTATCCGCGGCCTGGAGGCAGCCACCATCAAGCAGCACGAGATCAGCAACGAGTTCAAG gtggagctggaggagggaCATCGGTTCCAGCTGGCGCAGCAGCAGACGCGCGCCCAGAGAGCCTGCCATCTGCTCTCCTACCTGCGGGTCAACTTCCTCATCGGGCTCCTGGTGGTCGGGGCCATCAGCGCCATCTTCTGGGCCACCAAGTACTCGCAGGACAACAAGGAG GAGACCCTGTTTGTGCTGCTGCAGTACCTGCCCCCTGGGGTCATCGCCCTGGTCAACTTCCTGGGCCCCCTGCTGTTCGTCTTCCTGGTGCAGCTGGAGAGCTACCCTCCCAACACCGAGGTCAACCTCATCCTCGTCTG GTGCGTGGTGCTGaagctggccagcctgggcatgTTCTCCTTCTCGCTGGGCCAGACCATGCTGTGCCTCGGCCGCAACAAGACCAGCTGTGAGTCCCACGGCTACAACGCCTGTGACTACCAG TGCTGGGAGAACTCGGTGGGGGAGGAGCTGTACAAGCTGAGCACCTTCAACTTCCTGCTCACCGTGGCCTTCGCCTTCCTGGTCAGCCTGCCTAGGAG GATGCTGGTGGAGCGGTTCTCAGGCCGGTTCTGGACCTGGCTGGGCCGGGAGGAGTTCCTCGTGCCCACGAACGTGCTGGACATCGTGGCGGGGCAGACGGTCATCTGGATGGGCCTCTTctactgccccctgctgcccctgctccACAGCGTCTTCATATTCCTCACCTTCTACATCAAGAAG CTGGTGCTCatcctgggcctgctcctggccaCCGTGCCGCTGGGCTACGTGGTCAGCag CATCCACTCCTCTCGGGGTTGCGGCCTCTTCACCAACTACTCAGCCCCCTGGCAGGTGGTCCCTGAGCTGGTGGCCCTCCGGCTGCCACCCGCTGTCCAGCAGGCCCTCCACTACCTGGGCTCCCAGGCGTTCAGCTTTCCCCTCCTCATCCTGCTCAG CCTCGTCCTGACCGTGTGCGTCTCCCAGTCCCAGGCCAACGCCAGGGCCATCCAGGGGCTCCGGAAGCAGCTGGTGTGG CAAGTCCAGGAGAAGTGGCACCTGGTGGAGGACCTGTCCCGGCTGCTGCCAGAACTGGGCCTCGGTGACTCGCCAGGGCCCCAATCGCCTCACTCTCCATCTTCGCGGCCGAGGTCCTTCTGCCCTGGATTCCCTTGCCCGGGCTCCCCGGGGCCCAGGTCCCCCAAGGTCCTCaggtcccccaggccctcaccctcCCACGCGGATCCCGCCTGTAGATTCCGCTTCCCCAGCGGCGCGGAGCTGTAG
- the SYNGR2 gene encoding synaptogyrin-2 isoform X2 — MESGAYGAAKAGGSFDLRRFLAQPQVVARAVSLVFALIVFSCIFGEGYSNTHESHQRYCVFNRNEDACRYGSAIGVLAFLACAFFFVVDVYFPQISNAVDRKYLVIGDLLFSGPAGRPGLPALQGWGGRLYAELRGPHPRPHHSLRLLPGPAGGQLPAASFHSER; from the exons ATGGAGAGCGGGGCCTACGGCGCGGCCAAGGCGGGCGGCTCCTTCGACCTGCGGCGCTTCCTGGCGCAGCCGCAGGTGGTGGCGCGCGCCGTGAGCCTG GTCTTCGCCCTGATAGTGTTCTCCTGCATCTTCGGTGAGGGCTACAGCAACACGCACGAGTCGCACCAGAGGTACTGCGTCTTCAACCGCAACGAAGACGCCTGCCGCTACGGCAGCGCCATCGGCGTGCTGGCCttcctggcctgcgccttcttcTTCGTGGTCGACGTCTACTTCCCCCAGATCAGCAACGCCGTGGACCGCAAGTACCTGGTCATCGGCGACCTGCTCTTCTCAG ggcctgctggccgCCCTGGCCTACCAGCGCTACAAGGCTGGGGTGGACGACTTTATGCAGAACTACGCGgaccccacccccgaccccaccACAGCCTACGCCTCCTACCCGGGCCCGCCGGTGGACAGCTACCAGCAGCCTCCTTTCACTCAGAACGCTGA
- the SYNGR2 gene encoding synaptogyrin-2 isoform X1, with amino-acid sequence MESGAYGAAKAGGSFDLRRFLAQPQVVARAVSLVFALIVFSCIFGEGYSNTHESHQRYCVFNRNEDACRYGSAIGVLAFLACAFFFVVDVYFPQISNAVDRKYLVIGDLLFSALWTFLWFVGFCFLTNQWAATNPKDVLLGADSARAAITFSFFSIFSWGLLAALAYQRYKAGVDDFMQNYADPTPDPTTAYASYPGPPVDSYQQPPFTQNAEATEGYQPPVVY; translated from the exons ATGGAGAGCGGGGCCTACGGCGCGGCCAAGGCGGGCGGCTCCTTCGACCTGCGGCGCTTCCTGGCGCAGCCGCAGGTGGTGGCGCGCGCCGTGAGCCTG GTCTTCGCCCTGATAGTGTTCTCCTGCATCTTCGGTGAGGGCTACAGCAACACGCACGAGTCGCACCAGAGGTACTGCGTCTTCAACCGCAACGAAGACGCCTGCCGCTACGGCAGCGCCATCGGCGTGCTGGCCttcctggcctgcgccttcttcTTCGTGGTCGACGTCTACTTCCCCCAGATCAGCAACGCCGTGGACCGCAAGTACCTGGTCATCGGCGACCTGCTCTTCTCAG ctctctgGACCTTCCTGTGGTTCGTGGGTTTCTGCTTCCTTACCAACCAGTGGGCAGCCACCAACCCGAAGGATGTGCTGCTGGGAGCGGACTCAGCCCGAGCGGCCATCACCTTCAGCTTCTTTTCCATCTTCTCCTGG ggcctgctggccgCCCTGGCCTACCAGCGCTACAAGGCTGGGGTGGACGACTTTATGCAGAACTACGCGgaccccacccccgaccccaccACAGCCTACGCCTCCTACCCGGGCCCGCCGGTGGACAGCTACCAGCAGCCTCCTTTCACTCAGAACGCTGAGGCCACCGAGGGTTACCAGCCTCCCGTTGTGTACTGA
- the TMC8 gene encoding transmembrane channel-like protein 8 isoform X1 gives MQRPGPRQPEPEPQGEELWEQEMERLWSSWAPLRTLPYAMADKRFLRQLWEPEGAKASCWQRWQRRQGTTGRRLREAAQRLAQGFGLWEGPLYEIGGLFGTGIQSYFTFLRFLLMLNLLTVLLTSSFVLLPLVWLRPPDPGPALNLTLQCPGDPQPATAVPTLHSRLWNVLTGRAFNNTYLFYGAYRAGPEGSSAYSIRLAYLLSPLACLLLCFCGTLRRMVKGLPQKLFLGQDYRSPLSAKVFSSWDFCIRGLEAATIKQHEISNEFKVELEEGHRFQLAQQQTRAQRACHLLSYLRVNFLIGLLVVGAISAIFWATKYSQDNKEETLFVLLQYLPPGVIALVNFLGPLLFVFLVQLESYPPNTEVNLILVWCVVLKLASLGMFSFSLGQTMLCLGRNKTSCESHGYNACDYQCWENSVGEELYKLSTFNFLLTVAFAFLVSLPRRMLVERFSGRFWTWLGREEFLVPTNVLDIVAGQTVIWMGLFYCPLLPLLHSVFIFLTFYIKKYTLLRNSRASLRRFRASSSTFFFQLVLILGLLLATVPLGYVVSSIHSSRGCGLFTNYSAPWQVVPELVALRLPPAVQQALHYLGSQAFSFPLLILLSLVLTVCVSQSQANARAIQGLRKQLVWQVQEKWHLVEDLSRLLPELGLGDSPGPQSPHSPSSRPRSFCPGFPCPGSPGPRSPKVLRSPRPSPSHADPACRFRFPSGAEL, from the exons ATGCAGcggccggggccccgccagccgGAGCCCGAGCCCCAGGGCGAGGAGCTGTGGGAACAGGAGATGGAGCGGCTGTGGTCCTCCTGGGCGCCCTTGCGGACGCTGCCCTACGCCATGGCGGACAAGCGCTTCCTCCG GCAACTGTGGGAGCCCGAGGGGGCCAAGGCCTCGTGCTGGCAGCGGTGGCAGCGAAGGCAGGGGACCACGGGACGGCGCCTGAGGGAGGCAGCGCAGCGGCTGGCCCAGGGCTTCGGGCTCTGGGAGGGGCCCCTCTACGAGATCGGGG GCCTCTTTGGCACCGGAATCCAGTCCTACTTCACCTTCCTCCGCTTCCTGCTGATGCTCAACCTGCTGACCGTGCTTCTGACCTCCAGCTTCGTGCTGCTGCCCCTGGTCTGGCTCCGCCCACCggacccaggccccgccctgAACCTCA ccctCCAGTGCCCTGGTGACCCCCAGCCCGCGACTGCTGTCCCCACTCTCCACTCCCGACTTTGGAATGTGCTCACTGGCCGG GCCTTCAACAACACCTACCTCTTCTATGGCGCCTACCGGGCGGGGCCCGAGGGCAGCTCCGCTTACAGCATCCGCCTGGCCTACCTCCTGAGCCCGCTGGCCTGCCTCCTGCTCTGCTTCTGCGGGACCCTGCGACG gATGGTGAAGGGGCTGCCCCAGAAGCTGTTCCTGGGCCAGGACTACCGGTCGCCGCTCAGCGCCAAGGTCTTCTCCTCCTGGGACTTCTGTATCCGCGGCCTGGAGGCAGCCACCATCAAGCAGCACGAGATCAGCAACGAGTTCAAG gtggagctggaggagggaCATCGGTTCCAGCTGGCGCAGCAGCAGACGCGCGCCCAGAGAGCCTGCCATCTGCTCTCCTACCTGCGGGTCAACTTCCTCATCGGGCTCCTGGTGGTCGGGGCCATCAGCGCCATCTTCTGGGCCACCAAGTACTCGCAGGACAACAAGGAG GAGACCCTGTTTGTGCTGCTGCAGTACCTGCCCCCTGGGGTCATCGCCCTGGTCAACTTCCTGGGCCCCCTGCTGTTCGTCTTCCTGGTGCAGCTGGAGAGCTACCCTCCCAACACCGAGGTCAACCTCATCCTCGTCTG GTGCGTGGTGCTGaagctggccagcctgggcatgTTCTCCTTCTCGCTGGGCCAGACCATGCTGTGCCTCGGCCGCAACAAGACCAGCTGTGAGTCCCACGGCTACAACGCCTGTGACTACCAG TGCTGGGAGAACTCGGTGGGGGAGGAGCTGTACAAGCTGAGCACCTTCAACTTCCTGCTCACCGTGGCCTTCGCCTTCCTGGTCAGCCTGCCTAGGAG GATGCTGGTGGAGCGGTTCTCAGGCCGGTTCTGGACCTGGCTGGGCCGGGAGGAGTTCCTCGTGCCCACGAACGTGCTGGACATCGTGGCGGGGCAGACGGTCATCTGGATGGGCCTCTTctactgccccctgctgcccctgctccACAGCGTCTTCATATTCCTCACCTTCTACATCAAGAAG TACACCCTCCTGAGGAACTCCAGGGCGTCCCTGCGGCGGTTCCGAGCCTCGAGCTCCACCTTCTTCTTCCAGCTGGTGCTCatcctgggcctgctcctggccaCCGTGCCGCTGGGCTACGTGGTCAGCag CATCCACTCCTCTCGGGGTTGCGGCCTCTTCACCAACTACTCAGCCCCCTGGCAGGTGGTCCCTGAGCTGGTGGCCCTCCGGCTGCCACCCGCTGTCCAGCAGGCCCTCCACTACCTGGGCTCCCAGGCGTTCAGCTTTCCCCTCCTCATCCTGCTCAG CCTCGTCCTGACCGTGTGCGTCTCCCAGTCCCAGGCCAACGCCAGGGCCATCCAGGGGCTCCGGAAGCAGCTGGTGTGG CAAGTCCAGGAGAAGTGGCACCTGGTGGAGGACCTGTCCCGGCTGCTGCCAGAACTGGGCCTCGGTGACTCGCCAGGGCCCCAATCGCCTCACTCTCCATCTTCGCGGCCGAGGTCCTTCTGCCCTGGATTCCCTTGCCCGGGCTCCCCGGGGCCCAGGTCCCCCAAGGTCCTCaggtcccccaggccctcaccctcCCACGCGGATCCCGCCTGTAGATTCCGCTTCCCCAGCGGCGCGGAGCTGTAG
- the TK1 gene encoding thymidine kinase, cytosolic isoform X1, giving the protein MSFNLPTVLPGAPSQARGQIQVILGPMFSGKSTELMRRVQRFQIAQYKCLVIKYAKDTRYSSQFSTHDRNTMEALPASLLREVAQEAMGVAVIGIDEGQFFPDIVEFSETMANAGKTVIVAALDGTFQRKVEVIGGADKYHAVCRLCYFRKAPGPPAALDGEDKENCPAPGRPGEAVGARKPLVPHQTLQCSPAN; this is encoded by the exons ATGAGCTTCAACCTGCCCACCGTGCTGCCCGGCGCCCCCAGCCAGGCCCGCGGGCAGATCCAG GTGATTCTCGGACCCATGTTCTCAGGGAAAAG CACTGAGCTGATGCGGCGGGTCCAGCGCTTCCAGATCGCCCAGTACAAGTGCTTGGTGATCAAATACGCCAAGGACACGCGGTACAGCAGCCAGTTCTCCACGCACGACCG GAACACCATGGAGGCCCTGCCGGCCAGCCTGCTGCGGGAAGTGGCCCAGGAGGCCATGGGCGTGGCTGTCATCGGCATCGACGAGGGGCAGTTT TTCCCCGACATCGTGGAGTTCAGCGAGACCATGGCCAACGCCGGGAAGACGGTCATCGTGGCTGCGCTGGACGGGACCTTCCAGAGGAAG GTCGAGGTGATTGGAGGAGCCGACAAATACCACGCCGTGTGCCGCCTCTGCTACTTCCGGAAGGCGCCGGGTCCGCCCGCCGCGCTGGACGGGGAGGACAAGGAGAACTGCCCGGCGCCGGGGAGGCCGGGGGAGGCTGTGGGTGCCAGGAAGCCCCTGGTCCCTCATCAGACCCTGCAGTGCAGCCCCGCCAACTGA
- the TMC8 gene encoding transmembrane channel-like protein 8 isoform X3 gives MQRPGPRQPEPEPQGEELWEQEMERLWSSWAPLRTLPYAMADKRFLRQLWEPEGAKASCWQRWQRRQGTTGRRLREAAQRLAQGFGLWEGPLYEIGGLFGTGIQSYFTFLRFLLMLNLLTVLLTSSFVLLPLVWLRPPDPGPALNLTALQCPGDPQPATAVPTLHSRLWNVLTGRAFNNTYLFYGAYRAGPEGSSAYSIRLAYLLSPLACLLLCFCGTLRRMVKGLPQKLFLGQDYRSPLSAKVFSSWDFCIRGLEAATIKQHEISNEFKVELEEGHRFQLAQQQTRAQRACHLLSYLRVNFLIGLLVVGAISAIFWATKYSQDNKEETLFVLLQYLPPGVIALVNFLGPLLFVFLVQLESYPPNTEVNLILVWCVVLKLASLGMFSFSLGQTMLCLGRNKTSCESHGYNACDYQCWENSVGEELYKLSTFNFLLTVAFAFLVSLPRRMLVERFSGRFWTWLGREEFLVPTNVLDIVAGQTVIWMGLFYCPLLPLLHSVFIFLTFYIKKYTLLRNSRASLRRFRASSSTFFFQLVLILGLLLATVPLGYVVSSIHSSRGCGLFTNYSAPWQVVPELVALRLPPAVQQALHYLGSQAFSFPLLILLSLVLTVCVSQSQANARAIQGLRKQLVWQVQEKWHLVEDLSRLLPELGLGDSPGPQSPHSPSSRPRSFCPGFPCPGSPGPRSPKVLRSPRPSPSHADPACRFRFPSGAEL, from the exons ATGCAGcggccggggccccgccagccgGAGCCCGAGCCCCAGGGCGAGGAGCTGTGGGAACAGGAGATGGAGCGGCTGTGGTCCTCCTGGGCGCCCTTGCGGACGCTGCCCTACGCCATGGCGGACAAGCGCTTCCTCCG GCAACTGTGGGAGCCCGAGGGGGCCAAGGCCTCGTGCTGGCAGCGGTGGCAGCGAAGGCAGGGGACCACGGGACGGCGCCTGAGGGAGGCAGCGCAGCGGCTGGCCCAGGGCTTCGGGCTCTGGGAGGGGCCCCTCTACGAGATCGGGG GCCTCTTTGGCACCGGAATCCAGTCCTACTTCACCTTCCTCCGCTTCCTGCTGATGCTCAACCTGCTGACCGTGCTTCTGACCTCCAGCTTCGTGCTGCTGCCCCTGGTCTGGCTCCGCCCACCggacccaggccccgccctgAACCTCA cagccctCCAGTGCCCTGGTGACCCCCAGCCCGCGACTGCTGTCCCCACTCTCCACTCCCGACTTTGGAATGTGCTCACTGGCCGG GCCTTCAACAACACCTACCTCTTCTATGGCGCCTACCGGGCGGGGCCCGAGGGCAGCTCCGCTTACAGCATCCGCCTGGCCTACCTCCTGAGCCCGCTGGCCTGCCTCCTGCTCTGCTTCTGCGGGACCCTGCGACG gATGGTGAAGGGGCTGCCCCAGAAGCTGTTCCTGGGCCAGGACTACCGGTCGCCGCTCAGCGCCAAGGTCTTCTCCTCCTGGGACTTCTGTATCCGCGGCCTGGAGGCAGCCACCATCAAGCAGCACGAGATCAGCAACGAGTTCAAG gtggagctggaggagggaCATCGGTTCCAGCTGGCGCAGCAGCAGACGCGCGCCCAGAGAGCCTGCCATCTGCTCTCCTACCTGCGGGTCAACTTCCTCATCGGGCTCCTGGTGGTCGGGGCCATCAGCGCCATCTTCTGGGCCACCAAGTACTCGCAGGACAACAAGGAG GAGACCCTGTTTGTGCTGCTGCAGTACCTGCCCCCTGGGGTCATCGCCCTGGTCAACTTCCTGGGCCCCCTGCTGTTCGTCTTCCTGGTGCAGCTGGAGAGCTACCCTCCCAACACCGAGGTCAACCTCATCCTCGTCTG GTGCGTGGTGCTGaagctggccagcctgggcatgTTCTCCTTCTCGCTGGGCCAGACCATGCTGTGCCTCGGCCGCAACAAGACCAGCTGTGAGTCCCACGGCTACAACGCCTGTGACTACCAG TGCTGGGAGAACTCGGTGGGGGAGGAGCTGTACAAGCTGAGCACCTTCAACTTCCTGCTCACCGTGGCCTTCGCCTTCCTGGTCAGCCTGCCTAGGAG GATGCTGGTGGAGCGGTTCTCAGGCCGGTTCTGGACCTGGCTGGGCCGGGAGGAGTTCCTCGTGCCCACGAACGTGCTGGACATCGTGGCGGGGCAGACGGTCATCTGGATGGGCCTCTTctactgccccctgctgcccctgctccACAGCGTCTTCATATTCCTCACCTTCTACATCAAGAAG TACACCCTCCTGAGGAACTCCAGGGCGTCCCTGCGGCGGTTCCGAGCCTCGAGCTCCACCTTCTTCTTCCAGCTGGTGCTCatcctgggcctgctcctggccaCCGTGCCGCTGGGCTACGTGGTCAGCag CATCCACTCCTCTCGGGGTTGCGGCCTCTTCACCAACTACTCAGCCCCCTGGCAGGTGGTCCCTGAGCTGGTGGCCCTCCGGCTGCCACCCGCTGTCCAGCAGGCCCTCCACTACCTGGGCTCCCAGGCGTTCAGCTTTCCCCTCCTCATCCTGCTCAG CCTCGTCCTGACCGTGTGCGTCTCCCAGTCCCAGGCCAACGCCAGGGCCATCCAGGGGCTCCGGAAGCAGCTGGTGTGG CAAGTCCAGGAGAAGTGGCACCTGGTGGAGGACCTGTCCCGGCTGCTGCCAGAACTGGGCCTCGGTGACTCGCCAGGGCCCCAATCGCCTCACTCTCCATCTTCGCGGCCGAGGTCCTTCTGCCCTGGATTCCCTTGCCCGGGCTCCCCGGGGCCCAGGTCCCCCAAGGTCCTCaggtcccccaggccctcaccctcCCACGCGGATCCCGCCTGTAGATTCCGCTTCCCCAGCGGCGCGGAGCTGTAG
- the TK1 gene encoding thymidine kinase, cytosolic isoform X2 yields the protein MSFNLPTVLPGAPSQARGQIQVILGPMFSGKSTELMRRVQRFQIAQYKCLVIKYAKDTRYSSQFSTHDRNTMEALPASLLREVAQEAMGVAVIGIDEGQFFPDIVEFSETMANAGKTVIVAALDGTFQRKAFGTVLHLVPLAESVVKLNAVCMECFREAAYTKRLGLEKEVEVIGGADKYHAVCRLCYFRKAPGPPAALDGEDKENCPAPGRPGEAVGARKPLVPHQTLQCSPAN from the exons ATGAGCTTCAACCTGCCCACCGTGCTGCCCGGCGCCCCCAGCCAGGCCCGCGGGCAGATCCAG GTGATTCTCGGACCCATGTTCTCAGGGAAAAG CACTGAGCTGATGCGGCGGGTCCAGCGCTTCCAGATCGCCCAGTACAAGTGCTTGGTGATCAAATACGCCAAGGACACGCGGTACAGCAGCCAGTTCTCCACGCACGACCG GAACACCATGGAGGCCCTGCCGGCCAGCCTGCTGCGGGAAGTGGCCCAGGAGGCCATGGGCGTGGCTGTCATCGGCATCGACGAGGGGCAGTTT TTCCCCGACATCGTGGAGTTCAGCGAGACCATGGCCAACGCCGGGAAGACGGTCATCGTGGCTGCGCTGGACGGGACCTTCCAGAGGAAG GCCTTCGGGACCGTCCTGCACCTGGTGCCGCTGGCCGAGAGCGTGGTGAAGCTGAACGCCGTGTGCATGGAGTGCTTCCGCGAGGCCGCCTACACCAAGAGGCTGGGCCTGGAGAAGGAG GTCGAGGTGATTGGAGGAGCCGACAAATACCACGCCGTGTGCCGCCTCTGCTACTTCCGGAAGGCGCCGGGTCCGCCCGCCGCGCTGGACGGGGAGGACAAGGAGAACTGCCCGGCGCCGGGGAGGCCGGGGGAGGCTGTGGGTGCCAGGAAGCCCCTGGTCCCTCATCAGACCCTGCAGTGCAGCCCCGCCAACTGA
- the C16H17orf99 gene encoding protein IL-40 gives MRLPLLLSLAALATSSFSTEPETGPEGMHEVQQQQSPASGSSHARRLGDSAGKPAFSSRADKCWPPSSSCVHLPALTPEVSIAYRVLEVFPRGRRVVITCHSQMPLPVTYSLWGSRNIEVSKKMVSTRDPVSFHINVTLKSRPDLLTYTCQASTNWGLSQASTTLQMYWELWAKPVSQLQTGLTLLDRGAGPRLEMSCQAASGSPPITYSLVGKDGHVHMRQTPPYGQPANFSVPLTQTPAWLQCQAQNGVGVQSSPLTLVPPGQLPKAATFVLAASLTSIAAITSGMLGWTARSRL, from the exons ATGAGGCTCCCGCTGCTGCTCTCCTTGGCCGCGCTGG CCACCAGCAGCTTCTCCACGGAGCCAGAGACAG GCCCAGAAGGGATGCACGAGGTGCAGCAACAACAGAGCCCTGCCTCAGGGAGCTCACATGCCCGCCGGCTGGGGGACAG CGCCGGCAAACCAGCATTTTCTTCCCGCGCCGATAAATGTtggcctccttcctcctcctgcgTTCACCTTCCAGCACTCACCCCGGAGGTCTCCATCGCCTACCGAGTCCTGGAGGTCTTCCCCCGAGGCCGCCGCGTGGTCATCACCTGCCACTCGCAGATGCCCCTGCCCGTCACCTACTCCCTCTGGGGGAGCCGGAACATTGAAGTTTCCAAGAAGATGGTGAGCACCCGCGACCCCGTCTCCTTCCACATCAACGTCACGCTCAAGTCCAGGCCAGACCTGCTCACCTACACCTGCCAGGCCAGCACCAACTggggcctgagccaggccagcaccACGCTGCAGATGTACTGGGAGCTGTGGGCCA aGCCTGTGTCCCAGCTGCAAACTGGCCTCACCCTGCTGGACAGAGGGGCAGGGCCAAGGTTGGAGATGTCCTGCCAGGCGGCCTCGGGCAGCCCACCCATCACCTACAGCCTGGTCGGGAAGGACGGGCACGTCCACATGCGGCAGACGCCGCCGTACGGGCAGCCCGCCAACTTCTCGGTCCCGCTGACCCAGACACCGGCCTGGCTGCAGTGCCAGGCCCAAAATGGCGTCGGGGTCCAGAGCAGCCCCCTCACGCTGGTGCCCCCAG gccagctGCCCAAGGCCGCCACCTTCGTGCTGGCTGCCAGCCTCACCTCCATCGCAGCCATCACCTCCGGGATGCTGGGCTGGACTGCGCGGAGCAG GTTGTGA